One genomic region from Streptomyces sp. NBC_00457 encodes:
- a CDS encoding MarP family serine protease, with product MNVLDILLLVAAVWFAIVGYRQGFVVGILSVIGFLGGGLVAVYVLPVIWDALTDNSEVGTTAAVVAVVVVIVCASVGQALTTHLGSKLRRYITWSPARALDATGGALVNVVAMLLVAWLIGSALAQTTLPTLGKEVRNSKVLLGVSEALPTQADTWFEDFTSVLAQNGFPQVFSPFSNEPIKEVAPPDPALAGSAVAARAQRSIVKVMGTAESCGKVLEGTGFVFSDRRVMTNAHVVGGVDEPTIQIGGEGRKYDATVVLYDWERDIAVLDVPDLDAPALQFTTEDAGTGDSAIVAGFPENGAYDVRSARVRGRITASGADIYHRGTVNRDVYSLYATVRQGNSGGPLLTPEGQVYGVVFAKSLDDAETGYALTADEIQQDIAKGRTANQRVDSDECAL from the coding sequence GTGAACGTGCTGGACATCCTGTTGCTGGTCGCCGCCGTGTGGTTCGCGATCGTCGGCTATCGCCAGGGCTTCGTCGTCGGCATCCTGTCGGTGATCGGCTTCCTGGGCGGCGGTCTCGTCGCGGTCTATGTGCTGCCCGTCATCTGGGACGCGCTGACCGACAACTCCGAGGTCGGCACCACCGCCGCCGTCGTCGCGGTCGTCGTCGTCATCGTCTGCGCCTCCGTCGGCCAGGCGCTCACCACCCACCTCGGCAGCAAGCTGCGCCGGTACATCACCTGGTCGCCGGCCCGCGCCCTGGACGCGACCGGCGGCGCGCTCGTCAACGTCGTGGCGATGCTCCTGGTCGCGTGGCTCATCGGCTCCGCCCTCGCGCAGACCACGCTGCCCACGCTGGGCAAGGAGGTCCGCAACTCCAAGGTGCTGCTGGGGGTGTCGGAGGCGCTGCCCACTCAGGCCGACACCTGGTTCGAGGACTTCACCTCGGTCCTCGCGCAGAACGGCTTTCCGCAGGTCTTCAGCCCGTTCTCGAACGAGCCGATCAAGGAGGTCGCGCCTCCGGACCCGGCCCTCGCGGGCAGCGCCGTCGCCGCGCGCGCCCAGCGCTCCATCGTCAAGGTCATGGGCACCGCCGAGAGCTGCGGCAAGGTCCTCGAAGGCACCGGCTTCGTCTTCTCCGACCGCCGGGTCATGACCAACGCGCATGTCGTCGGCGGCGTCGACGAGCCCACCATCCAGATAGGCGGCGAGGGCAGGAAGTACGACGCGACGGTCGTCCTCTACGACTGGGAGCGCGACATCGCCGTACTCGACGTACCCGATCTGGACGCTCCGGCGCTCCAGTTCACCACCGAGGACGCCGGCACCGGGGACAGCGCGATCGTCGCCGGCTTCCCCGAGAACGGGGCGTACGACGTGCGGTCCGCGCGGGTCCGCGGGCGCATCACGGCCAGCGGGGCGGACATCTACCACCGCGGCACCGTCAACCGCGACGTCTACTCCCTGTACGCGACCGTCCGCCAGGGCAACTCCGGCGGCCCGCTGCTCACGCCCGAAGGCCAGGTGTACGGCGTGGTCTTCGCCAAGTCCCTCGACGACGCCGAGACGGGGTACGCGCTCACCGCGGACGAGATCCAGCAGGACATCGCCAAGGGACGCACCGCGAACCAGCGGGTGGACAGCGACGAGTGCGCTCTGTAG
- a CDS encoding NUDIX hydrolase, translating to MTRASDTQGGPVALSKEGLPGWLDPVVHAVETVQPLQLSRFLPPENGAGRQSAVLILFGEGERGPELLLMERASSLRSHAGQPSFPGGALDPEDGDPKADGPLRAALREAEEETGLDPAGVQLFGVLPKLYIPVSSFVVTPVLGWWREPTPVGVVDPNETARVFTVPVADLTDPAHRATTVHPSGHRGPAFLVESALVWGFTAGIIDRLLHYAGWERPWDREKQVPLDWRS from the coding sequence ATGACGCGCGCAAGCGATACACAGGGCGGCCCGGTGGCGCTCAGCAAGGAGGGCCTGCCCGGCTGGCTCGATCCGGTGGTGCACGCGGTGGAGACGGTGCAGCCGCTCCAGCTGAGCCGCTTCCTGCCGCCGGAGAACGGCGCGGGGCGGCAGTCCGCCGTACTGATCCTGTTCGGTGAGGGCGAGCGCGGTCCCGAACTGCTGCTGATGGAGCGGGCGAGTTCGCTGCGCTCGCACGCCGGGCAGCCGTCCTTCCCGGGCGGTGCCCTCGACCCGGAAGACGGCGACCCGAAGGCCGACGGGCCGCTGCGGGCCGCTCTCCGCGAGGCCGAGGAGGAGACCGGCCTCGACCCGGCCGGCGTCCAGCTCTTCGGCGTGCTGCCCAAGCTGTACATCCCGGTCAGCAGCTTCGTCGTCACCCCGGTGCTGGGCTGGTGGCGCGAGCCGACCCCGGTCGGGGTGGTCGATCCGAACGAGACCGCGCGCGTCTTCACCGTTCCCGTGGCGGATCTCACGGATCCCGCCCACCGCGCCACCACCGTTCACCCCAGCGGCCACCGAGGTCCGGCTTTTCTGGTCGAATCCGCCCTGGTGTGGGGGTTCACGGCGGGGATCATCGACCGCCTGCTGCACTACGCGGGCTGGGAGCGGCCATGGGACCGCGAGAAGCAAGTCCCGCTCGACTGGCGCTCATGA
- the nth gene encoding endonuclease III: MGEQIPTGGKKAAKVTKKPVKNTAPVKKAASTPTEASKPPKDESRTALVRRARRINRELAEVYPYAHPELDFENPFQLLVATVLSAQTTDLRVNQTTPALFTKYPTPEDLAAADPEEVEEILRPTGFFRAKTKSVMGLSKALVADFGGEVPGRLEDLVKLPGVGRKTAFVVLGNAFGRPGLTVDTHFQRLVRRWRWTEATEPDKIEAAVAALFPKSDWTMLSHHVIFHGRRICHARKPACGACPIAPLCPAYGEGETDPEKAKKLLKYEKGGFPGQRLKPPQAYLDAGGKPAPPLGAG; the protein is encoded by the coding sequence GTGGGCGAACAGATCCCCACCGGCGGAAAGAAAGCGGCAAAAGTGACAAAGAAGCCTGTGAAAAACACGGCTCCGGTGAAGAAGGCGGCTTCGACGCCCACGGAGGCTTCGAAGCCTCCGAAGGACGAGTCCCGCACCGCCCTCGTCCGCCGGGCCCGCCGGATCAACCGCGAGCTCGCCGAGGTCTATCCGTACGCCCACCCGGAGCTGGACTTCGAGAACCCCTTCCAACTGCTGGTGGCCACCGTGCTGTCCGCCCAGACCACCGACCTCCGCGTCAACCAGACCACCCCGGCGCTCTTCACCAAGTACCCGACGCCCGAGGACCTGGCCGCCGCCGACCCCGAGGAGGTCGAGGAGATCCTCCGCCCGACCGGCTTCTTCCGGGCCAAGACCAAGTCGGTGATGGGGCTGTCGAAGGCCCTCGTGGCCGACTTCGGCGGCGAGGTCCCCGGCAGGCTCGAAGACCTCGTGAAGCTGCCCGGCGTGGGCCGCAAGACCGCGTTCGTCGTGCTCGGCAACGCCTTCGGCCGCCCCGGCCTCACCGTGGACACGCACTTCCAGCGGTTGGTGCGGCGCTGGCGGTGGACCGAGGCGACCGAGCCGGACAAGATCGAGGCCGCTGTCGCCGCGCTCTTCCCCAAGAGCGACTGGACGATGCTCTCGCACCACGTGATCTTCCACGGCCGGCGGATCTGCCACGCCCGCAAGCCCGCCTGCGGCGCCTGCCCCATCGCCCCGCTCTGCCCGGCGTACGGCGAGGGCGAGACGGACCCGGAGAAGGCGAAGAAGCTGCTCAAGTACGAGAAGGGCGGCTTCCCGGGCCAGCGTCTGAAGCCTCCGCAGGCGTATCTGGACGCGGGCGGCAAGCCGGCGCCGCCGCTGGGGGCCGGATGA